From the Papaver somniferum cultivar HN1 chromosome 2, ASM357369v1, whole genome shotgun sequence genome, the window CTCATCTTCTTCTCAATatattattataataattattattattagtataTTCACCTAAAATGAGCTAAAAAAAAGTGTCAACCAGATAGCTTGAATTATGGTGTTTGATCAAAATTGAAGTTTCATGTTAATGAGTAAAAGGCAGAATTCTCGATTGAGCGTCTATTTTTGTTGGATCTGAGATTTGACCACTAGGGAGTCTGAGATAGTGAGTATGAGTAGTACATGTAAGACCATAGTTTGGTTTAGGAAGGATTTAAGAATAGATGATAATCCTGCCTTAGCTACAGCAGCTAGAGATGGTCAGGTCCTTCCTGTTTATATATGGTGTCCTAAAGAAGAAGGACAATTCTATCCAGGTCGTGTGTCAAGATGGTGGCTGCAACAATCTCttgttcatttgaatcaatctTTGAAGTCCCTTGGGGTTTCACTTGTTTTCATGAAAGCAGAAAGTACTGTTTCAGCTCTTTTGCGGTGCTTTGAAGCAGTTGGGGCAACCAAAATTGTTTATAATCATCTTTATGGTATATTTCtgatctcttttctttctttgatttggAAACTTGAAACCTTGATAAATTGAAGTTGCGTATATTGGCCGTGTGGGTGATATGAATTAGTTTGTGCTGAATATGACTGTACGTGACTTATGTAGAAATGGAATTTGGGATCAGATACATTCTTACACTATCATTTAGTGTAACTAGTCAGTAATTTATTTGTAATATGCCTATGGCTTGCGAATTCGGAAGCTCGTATAATATTTAAACTACGTGTAAACACCATAGCAACCTCATATGTTGAATGGTCATTGATTAGTTATCTCTTTGACAACACCATACATAACCCAACACCATCCTGTTATATGCACATTCTAACTTTCTAGGTGAGTGAACTTGTCGGTTTTTGTTTATAATGGCAATTCGTAATCTATTTTTCCAAGTAAATAGTGTGTCTTCTGTTTGAGTTTGACATATGCATAATTCAAGCGTGTGATTCTGTTCTTTATAGATCCGGTATCACTAGTTCGTGATCACACCATCAAAGTGAAGTTGGCAGAGCACGGCATTTGTGTACAAAGCTTTAAAGGGGATTTATTATATGAGCCATGGGAAGTGTATGATGAAGAAGGACATGCCTTTACAACCTTCAATGCTTTCTGGCGTAAGTGCGTGAATTTGTCTATTGAACCTGCTTCCGTCTTCCCCCCATGGAAACTGGTTCCACCTGCAGGTTTGTTACAGACTAACAGTCATACGTACTATATTATTTTGTTGACAACAGGCAATGAATCCGTATTTAAGGTACACAGACACCCATTTATGTTTAATGCAATTGGTTAGCATGACATTTAAGATAAGTACCCTAGCATTTCTATGATGATTAGTGTGTCAAGGATGTGGTGAAGAACGTATTTGCTACCTAAAATAATTTCCTTGTGTTGAGAATCACACACAGACCCTATATATGTGTTATCTGCTAAATCTCAATATACCAGGCTAGTCCCTCATAATTTCTTAAAGTGACCAGGTTGTTATACTTAGTTACTGAAAACAAATAAATCACATCATCCTTTTCTTTGACTGAAGACCCTAGGTTTACCGTAGGAACCATAGTTGCGGTTAACTATCCAGTAAACCAATTCAGAAGACAACTAATGTAAGGCCCAATCCGTTCTGGAGTTTCCGGCCTGCGAATGGAATGGAATaatattcagaagaaaaaaaaaacttagttaTTGATAGAGATAATGTGGAGGCACCCACATAAACAATATAACTCTATTTGTATACTATCATTCATGGAAATTGGATTTTTATTTAAACTATGTGTGTCAGTTCTGATaagtattataattaaaatatcaaattATGAGCTGTATATTTTCAATGAGTTTCTAATTCCTGACATAGGATGTCTTACTGCAACTCGTATTACTTTTCTGCCTCCCTACTGACAGGAACTGTTGATGGCTGCTCAATTGAGGAATTGGGTCTTGAAGATGAATTAGAAAAATCTAGCAACGCTTTGCTAGGCAAAGGATGGTCCCCTGGTTGGACTAATGCAGATAAAACTCTAGCTGAATTTGTTGATCGTCATCTTATTGACTATTCCAACAGTAGGGTGAGGTTAGAAGGAGTAACCAGTTCACTCTTATCCCCGTACCTCCATTTTGGAGAAGTGAGTGTGAGGAAAGTTTTCCAATGTATACGGATGAAGCAGATTATATGGGCAAAAGAAGGGAATCTTCTTGGTGAAAAGAATGTAAAACTTTTTCTTAGGTCTCTTGGGCTAAGAGAATATTCACGTTACCTTTGTTTCAACTTCCCTTTTACTCAAGAGAGGTCTTTAATGAACAACTTGAGATTTTTTCCTTGGCGTTCAGAACATGGTGATTTTAAGGCTTGGAGACAGGGTAAGACTGGTTATCCGCTGGTGGATGCCGGAATGAGAGAGCTTTGGGCAACAGGGTGGATGCACAACAGAATCAGGGTGATTGCTGCTAGTTTCTTTGTGAAATTCTTGCTACTACCTTGGACATGGGGAATGAAATACTTTTGGGATACGCTGTTGGATGCAGACTTGGAAAGTGATATTCTTGGTTGGCAGTACATCTCAGGAAGTTTACCTGATGGCCACAAGCTTAACCGGCTAGACAGCCCACAGGTTTGCCCTTTGAACCTTGGCAGATGACATTTGTTGTTTTTATATTGGCTGATTGTGCATGTGCATGAATTCATGATATATTAGGCTCCATGGTATTTTATTTTCCTAGTTTTGAAATTCTGATTCTATTCTGGGAATTAGGTTCAAGGTAGCAAGTTTGATCCAGAAGGCGAATATGTAAGACAATGGTTACCTGAACTTGCAAGAATGCCTTCTGAGTGGATTCACCATCCATGGAATGCTCCTTCGTTGGTGCTGCGGGCAGCAGGGGTAGAGTTGGGATTAAACTACCCAAAGCCTATTATCGACATAGATTTGGCAAAGGAAAGGTTAGTGGATGCTCTATCCACGACGTGTCAGGCAGAAACGACTGCAAGAAGTGCTAATGCAAATGGGATGGAAGAAGTTGTCATGGACAACATGGATCGAGCTGAAAAT encodes:
- the LOC113349935 gene encoding cryptochrome-1-like, coding for MSSTCKTIVWFRKDLRIDDNPALATAARDGQVLPVYIWCPKEEGQFYPGRVSRWWLQQSLVHLNQSLKSLGVSLVFMKAESTVSALLRCFEAVGATKIVYNHLYDPVSLVRDHTIKVKLAEHGICVQSFKGDLLYEPWEVYDEEGHAFTTFNAFWRKCVNLSIEPASVFPPWKLVPPAGTVDGCSIEELGLEDELEKSSNALLGKGWSPGWTNADKTLAEFVDRHLIDYSNSRVRLEGVTSSLLSPYLHFGEVSVRKVFQCIRMKQIIWAKEGNLLGEKNVKLFLRSLGLREYSRYLCFNFPFTQERSLMNNLRFFPWRSEHGDFKAWRQGKTGYPLVDAGMRELWATGWMHNRIRVIAASFFVKFLLLPWTWGMKYFWDTLLDADLESDILGWQYISGSLPDGHKLNRLDSPQVQGSKFDPEGEYVRQWLPELARMPSEWIHHPWNAPSLVLRAAGVELGLNYPKPIIDIDLAKERLVDALSTTCQAETTARSANANGMEEVVMDNMDRAENWKIPVVVLKENVSHSTSLSDQRVPSFQNCKNGSASRKRPLCVEAGRPSPNKIQSNDCESETSGTGGLDLHSTAESTSAKRQSTSSALPFMVLDSSLNVEVLQEKGLAYAMKQQNEGTSKGRNQLEA